The Williamsoniiplasma somnilux genome includes a window with the following:
- a CDS encoding ETX/MTX2 family pore-forming toxin, producing the protein MKFLLPLLLTSSIAAGTAGSLELNRHSLVVYNQEHDNLLKKAADDDPYTNYKSVPNLLSEYVELYIRELIAKGSSKFQNAYLDELGLDFYIFQIMAPSGGDAILKHEKLLSSQKNLVHTETDTLTNNTDSPQTLKSAGYSWKRANSLTSTTSGNAGVIMEFPIKIFTFKLNLNIQYTHSITTTTDITLTSPEQSILVQPHSTRKITSKLYENKNSYNYIVNHEVFGNYNFRDIKIHFGFKARLAGDKNFTFFALDLKLYDFFNSIFMAIGKKPSENDSFYYKGDDNNVKFYLNVPIKVDLLENSLEVVLN; encoded by the coding sequence ATGAAATTTTTACTACCACTTTTATTAACAAGTAGTATAGCAGCCGGAACTGCCGGTTCTTTAGAATTGAATAGACACAGTCTTGTTGTTTATAATCAAGAACATGATAATTTACTAAAAAAAGCCGCTGATGATGATCCGTACACAAACTACAAATCAGTACCAAATCTTTTGTCAGAATACGTAGAACTATATATTAGAGAACTGATTGCCAAAGGTAGTTCAAAATTTCAAAATGCCTATCTTGACGAATTAGGTTTGGATTTTTATATTTTTCAGATAATGGCACCTTCAGGTGGAGATGCTATTTTAAAACATGAAAAATTATTATCTTCTCAAAAGAATCTTGTGCATACAGAAACAGATACATTAACAAATAATACAGATAGTCCCCAAACTTTAAAATCAGCTGGTTATTCATGAAAACGCGCCAATAGTTTAACTAGTACAACTTCGGGTAATGCTGGTGTAATTATGGAATTTCCAATTAAAATTTTTACCTTTAAATTAAATTTAAATATTCAATACACTCATTCAATAACAACTACAACTGATATAACTTTGACTTCTCCAGAGCAATCCATATTAGTTCAACCTCACTCTACAAGAAAAATTACCTCTAAATTATATGAGAATAAAAATAGTTATAATTATATCGTTAACCATGAAGTTTTTGGTAATTATAATTTTAGAGATATAAAAATACACTTTGGATTTAAAGCTAGATTAGCAGGAGATAAAAATTTCACCTTTTTTGCCTTAGATTTAAAACTATACGATTTTTTCAATAGTATATTCATGGCAATTGGTAAAAAACCAAGTGAAAACGACTCGTTTTATTACAAAGGTGATGATAATAACGTAAAGTTTTATTTAAATGTTCCAATTAAAGTTGATCTTTTAGAAAATTCTTTAGAAGTAGTTTTAAATTAA
- a CDS encoding Sapep family Mn(2+)-dependent dipeptidase: MKINENILNSKYFDEALEHLLKVLAIPSEQGEPVKGAVFGAKTKEALEYTLNLAKKWGLKTHLDADGSYGFLEYGQGSDVFLIAPHLDVVTAANPDKWEHHPYKPIIKDDKIYARGALDDKGPAYMVLFAFKYLMDNGWMPKNYLIRIVFGLDEEKEMRCLKKYVRDFGAPTIGFTPDGVFPCVYAEKAWSNVNLTGKYNSSLTIRKGIESQDYNVVIDHVIYNGDKTGEIAKYLTKHKIENQIINSELHVFGKPAHGSMPELGVNAAIWLLKAIDEVKIHHPLAEFVSKYFFDSYDVKKIFGDLTDETGGLTACIGYIKLEKDKYKLGINFRVPATKLDQIHVIAPLEQKTEPYKMKVAIKGNLIPIFFRKDRKIVKTMVEVYNKVTGNNLPPFPMGGGTYAKVVPNLIACGIIDNLDNASAHQYNEWVDIENLKRALNVYANLIVELEKS, encoded by the coding sequence ATGAAAATTAATGAAAACATTTTAAATAGCAAATATTTTGATGAAGCATTAGAACATTTATTAAAAGTTTTAGCAATCCCCAGTGAACAAGGTGAACCTGTTAAAGGAGCTGTCTTTGGTGCAAAAACCAAAGAAGCTTTGGAATATACCTTAAATTTAGCTAAAAAATGAGGTTTGAAAACTCATTTAGATGCTGATGGTAGTTATGGTTTTTTAGAATATGGGCAAGGCAGTGATGTTTTTTTGATAGCCCCACACCTTGATGTGGTGACTGCTGCAAATCCTGACAAATGAGAACATCATCCATACAAACCCATTATTAAAGATGACAAAATTTATGCTCGAGGGGCATTAGACGATAAAGGTCCAGCTTACATGGTTTTATTTGCCTTTAAATATTTAATGGATAACGGTTGAATGCCAAAGAATTATTTAATAAGAATTGTCTTTGGTTTAGATGAAGAAAAGGAAATGCGCTGCTTAAAAAAATATGTTAGAGATTTTGGAGCTCCAACGATTGGTTTCACCCCTGATGGTGTTTTCCCATGCGTCTATGCCGAAAAAGCTTGATCTAATGTTAATTTAACCGGAAAATATAATTCTTCATTAACAATCAGAAAAGGCATTGAATCTCAAGATTACAACGTTGTTATTGATCACGTTATTTATAATGGTGACAAAACTGGTGAAATAGCAAAATATCTAACAAAACACAAAATTGAAAATCAAATTATTAATTCAGAATTACATGTTTTTGGAAAACCCGCTCATGGAAGCATGCCTGAATTAGGAGTTAATGCAGCAATTTGATTATTAAAAGCTATTGATGAAGTTAAAATACATCATCCGTTAGCGGAATTTGTAAGTAAATATTTCTTTGATAGTTATGATGTCAAAAAAATATTTGGGGACTTAACTGATGAAACAGGAGGTTTAACAGCATGTATTGGGTATATAAAATTAGAAAAAGATAAATATAAATTAGGAATTAATTTCAGAGTTCCAGCAACTAAATTAGACCAAATTCATGTAATTGCTCCTTTAGAGCAAAAAACAGAACCTTATAAAATGAAAGTAGCTATTAAGGGCAACTTAATACCTATCTTCTTTAGAAAAGATCGTAAAATTGTTAAAACAATGGTCGAAGTTTATAATAAAGTTACAGGTAACAATTTACCACCGTTCCCAATGGGTGGAGGAACTTATGCTAAAGTCGTTCCTAATTTAATTGCTTGTGGGATAATTGATAATTTAGATAATGCATCAGCTCATCAATATAACGAATGAGTTGATATAGAAAACTTAAAAAGAGCTTTGAATGTTTATGCTAACTTGATTGTTGAATTAGAAAAATCTTAG
- the pnuC gene encoding nicotinamide riboside transporter PnuC, producing the protein MTNQNNIDNFKITLKKYGFLGCKTIKKEFLELSKTLRIIICVTIVLFILTGVFNFTDLINNNYSLNFYSAYAAFNNNEAFIPIPWLNAILSQMNVISSSAGILSLILILKGKISGFFWSMINVLGYGLFALNFKYVGDAQIMLLIMPVSLILGWYIWAKNPVEVEDIKLSKEKKMQIWFFSVYLSLLFLIIWYFEIPAITSAINPNNTATTIGTWFDSVTSTFNTVGILLQAVKVPQQWYAWLIVDFFTIIKYTPVVNGWDPTILLQYVFWTFSALAGLWSWEIKKWLFVNKWLNKTELLNV; encoded by the coding sequence ATGACAAATCAAAATAATATCGATAATTTTAAGATAACCTTGAAAAAATATGGATTTTTAGGATGTAAAACTATCAAAAAGGAATTTTTAGAATTGAGCAAGACTTTACGAATAATTATATGTGTAACGATTGTGCTTTTTATTCTTACAGGAGTTTTTAATTTTACTGATTTAATCAATAACAATTATTCGCTAAATTTTTATAGTGCTTATGCAGCATTTAATAATAATGAGGCCTTTATTCCGATTCCTTGGTTAAATGCAATTCTTTCGCAAATGAATGTAATTTCATCTTCAGCAGGAATTCTTTCGTTAATTTTAATTTTAAAAGGAAAAATAAGTGGTTTCTTTTGATCAATGATAAATGTTCTTGGGTATGGTTTGTTTGCCTTAAATTTTAAATATGTTGGTGATGCTCAAATAATGTTATTGATTATGCCTGTTTCGCTAATTTTGGGATGATATATTTGAGCTAAAAACCCGGTTGAAGTCGAAGATATTAAATTAAGTAAAGAAAAAAAGATGCAAATTTGATTTTTTTCGGTTTATCTTTCGTTATTATTTCTAATAATTTGGTATTTTGAAATTCCGGCAATCACAAGTGCAATTAATCCTAACAACACTGCTACAACAATTGGAACTTGATTCGATTCTGTTACAAGTACATTTAATACAGTTGGAATCTTATTACAGGCTGTAAAAGTTCCGCAACAATGATACGCATGATTAATTGTTGATTTTTTCACAATTATTAAATATACGCCAGTTGTTAATGGTTGAGACCCAACAATTCTTCTTCAATATGTTTTTTGAACATTTTCAGCACTTGCTGGTTTATGATCATGAGAGATTAAAAAATGATTGTTTGTTAATAAATGGTTAAATAAAACTGAATTGTTAAATGTTTAA
- a CDS encoding glycosyl hydrolase family 18 protein, with the protein MKVLLSLLSISGIGAGNAAALLQNQDQNMNQIKNDSLLIGYWHNWDNGGGYKGGLAKYMDLTDVPQDYDFINVSFLKAAYGNRIPDFVPAMPNRGNWTQAQKNQEFKNQVKILHDRGQKVILSLGGADAQIYLKSSDLEAFKAKIISLVNDYGFDGIDIDLEQNAINYADNRTVIPQALREVKDYLKTKNKYFYITMAPEFPYMHIGGEYIPYMAGLEGYYDWINPQFYNQAGDGVNVFADEQKELGLNGLWWLPQNNVKNKAEFLYLISKYITTGKDNFYQIDADKLVLGLPANNDAAANGQVKAGDIKKATSYLKSKNIYLRGMMTWSINWDKNTNYNFANIYKDEFYK; encoded by the coding sequence ATGAAAGTTTTATTATCTTTATTAAGTATTTCAGGAATTGGTGCCGGTAATGCCGCAGCACTTCTACAAAATCAAGATCAAAATATGAATCAAATCAAAAATGATAGTCTTTTGATAGGTTATTGACATAACTGAGATAACGGAGGCGGTTACAAGGGTGGTCTTGCTAAATACATGGATCTAACAGATGTTCCACAAGATTACGACTTTATTAATGTATCATTCTTAAAAGCAGCATATGGAAACAGAATTCCTGATTTTGTTCCAGCAATGCCAAATCGTGGAAATTGAACTCAAGCTCAAAAAAATCAGGAATTTAAAAATCAAGTTAAAATTTTACATGATCGTGGACAAAAAGTTATCTTGTCACTTGGTGGTGCTGATGCACAAATTTATTTGAAATCATCAGATTTAGAAGCTTTTAAAGCTAAAATTATTAGTTTGGTTAATGATTATGGATTTGATGGAATTGACATTGATTTAGAACAAAATGCAATTAATTACGCTGATAATAGAACCGTTATCCCCCAAGCTTTACGTGAAGTAAAAGATTATTTAAAAACCAAGAATAAATATTTCTATATAACAATGGCCCCAGAATTCCCTTACATGCATATTGGGGGAGAGTATATTCCATATATGGCTGGTTTAGAAGGTTATTATGATTGAATTAACCCTCAATTTTACAATCAAGCCGGAGATGGAGTAAACGTTTTCGCTGATGAACAAAAAGAATTGGGCTTGAATGGCTTGTGATGACTACCACAAAATAATGTTAAAAATAAAGCCGAATTTTTATACTTAATCAGTAAATACATTACAACAGGTAAAGATAATTTTTATCAAATAGATGCCGATAAATTAGTACTTGGTTTACCAGCAAATAATGATGCTGCAGCAAATGGGCAAGTTAAAGCTGGTGACATCAAAAAAGCTACCTCTTATTTAAAATCTAAAAATATTTATCTACGTGGAATGATGACATGATCAATCAATTGAGATAAAAACACTAATTATAATTTCGCAAATATTTACAAAGATGAATTTTATAAATAA
- the parE gene encoding DNA topoisomerase IV subunit B gives MADIKNNYNENSIQVLEGLEAVRKRPGMYIGSTDVKGLHHLVWEIVDNSIDEALAGYATEISVILEKNGSVTVSDNGRGVPVGMHKTGKSTPEVIFSILHAGGKFGGDGYKTSGGLHGVGSSVVNALSSKMNITIYRDKKIWEIKFKDGGKLAQDLTEIGNTYKTGTTVNFLPDEKIFSATKFSFSTIAERLKESALLNSGLKITLKDEHADKFIEYQFENGLQEFVKELAEDFKPITTPITLTGENSKIEVEICMQYTEDYNETVLGFANNVKTGDGGTHITGFKIGLVKAMNDYAKSSKILKDKDPRLDSNDLREGLIAVVTVKVPENLIQYEGQTKGKLGTVEARVATESITYNYFNFWLQENKAQATKIIEKALLARKARDEARKARQAIRDSKGKIKGKTMLGKLTPAQGRKKENNELYLVEGDSAGGSAKSGRDRTFQAILPLRGKVINSEKAKLVDLLKNEEINTIITAIGAGIGSDFDIKDINYGKIIIMTDADTDGAHIQTLLLTFFFRYMKDLIINHNIYIALPPLYKITFSDKKIQYLWDENELADFMENTSKKFEIQRYKGLGEMNADQLWETTMDPARRMLILVTIDDALAAEKAFKVLMGEDAEKRKEWIDENVKFTLEDKGIELLDNDAKIIAK, from the coding sequence ATGGCTGATATTAAAAATAATTACAATGAAAATAGTATTCAAGTTTTAGAGGGTCTTGAAGCTGTAAGAAAACGTCCCGGAATGTACATTGGTTCAACAGATGTTAAAGGGTTACATCATTTGGTTTGAGAAATAGTCGATAACTCAATTGATGAAGCACTTGCTGGATATGCCACTGAAATTAGCGTTATATTAGAAAAAAACGGTTCAGTTACTGTTAGTGATAACGGTCGTGGTGTACCTGTTGGAATGCATAAAACCGGAAAATCAACTCCAGAAGTTATTTTTTCAATTCTTCATGCTGGGGGTAAATTTGGTGGCGATGGATATAAAACTTCTGGAGGACTTCATGGTGTTGGATCATCGGTAGTTAATGCCTTATCTTCAAAAATGAACATAACCATTTATCGTGATAAAAAAATTTGAGAAATCAAATTTAAAGACGGTGGTAAACTTGCTCAAGATTTAACTGAAATTGGTAATACTTACAAAACTGGAACTACAGTTAATTTTTTACCTGATGAAAAAATCTTTTCAGCAACTAAATTTAGTTTTTCAACTATCGCTGAACGTTTAAAAGAATCGGCATTATTGAATTCAGGTTTAAAAATCACTTTAAAAGATGAACATGCCGATAAATTTATTGAATATCAATTTGAAAATGGGTTACAAGAATTTGTTAAAGAATTAGCGGAAGATTTCAAACCAATTACAACTCCAATAACTTTAACTGGTGAAAATTCAAAAATTGAAGTTGAAATTTGTATGCAATACACTGAAGACTATAACGAAACAGTTTTAGGTTTTGCCAATAATGTTAAAACCGGTGATGGAGGAACTCACATCACAGGTTTTAAAATTGGTTTAGTAAAGGCAATGAATGATTATGCTAAATCTTCTAAAATTTTAAAAGATAAAGATCCAAGATTAGATTCTAACGATTTACGTGAAGGTTTAATTGCGGTTGTTACAGTTAAAGTTCCTGAAAATTTAATTCAGTATGAAGGGCAAACTAAAGGTAAATTAGGTACAGTTGAAGCTAGAGTTGCAACAGAATCAATTACTTATAATTATTTCAACTTTTGATTGCAAGAAAATAAAGCTCAAGCAACCAAGATTATTGAAAAAGCTTTATTAGCAAGAAAAGCCCGTGATGAAGCACGAAAAGCTCGCCAAGCAATTCGTGATTCAAAAGGTAAAATCAAAGGTAAAACCATGTTAGGTAAGCTAACTCCTGCTCAAGGTCGTAAAAAAGAAAACAACGAACTTTATTTAGTTGAAGGGGATTCGGCTGGAGGAAGCGCTAAATCAGGGAGAGATCGTACTTTTCAAGCAATTTTACCTTTACGAGGAAAAGTAATTAACTCTGAAAAAGCTAAACTAGTTGATTTATTAAAAAATGAAGAAATTAATACAATTATTACTGCAATTGGGGCAGGAATTGGTTCTGATTTTGATATTAAAGATATCAATTATGGAAAAATCATTATTATGACTGATGCTGATACTGATGGAGCACACATTCAAACATTATTATTAACATTCTTTTTTAGATATATGAAAGATTTGATTATTAATCATAATATTTATATTGCTTTACCACCACTTTATAAAATTACTTTCTCAGACAAAAAGATTCAATATCTTTGAGACGAAAACGAATTAGCTGATTTTATGGAAAATACTTCTAAAAAATTTGAAATTCAACGTTATAAAGGTTTAGGAGAAATGAATGCTGATCAATTATGAGAAACAACCATGGATCCAGCAAGAAGAATGTTGATTTTAGTTACGATTGATGATGCTTTAGCGGCTGAAAAAGCTTTTAAAGTGTTAATGGGTGAAGATGCTGAAAAACGTAAAGAATGAATTGATGAAAATGTTAAATTCACTTTAGAAGATAAGGGAATCGAATTATTAGATAACGATGCAAAAATAATTGCAAAATAA
- the parC gene encoding DNA topoisomerase IV subunit A → MAKKVIDSNQVMNERGIINYPLEDLMGDRFGRYAKYIIQERALPDVRDGLKPVQRRILYAMSDLNLWFDKPHKKSARVVGEVIGKYHPHGDTSIYDAMVRMSQTWKLAMPLIDMQGNNGSIDGDGAAAMRYTETRLAKISEAMLADLDKQTVLFAPNFDDSEKEPTVLPSYFPNILVNGSTGIAAGYATNIPPHNLGEIIDATIAIINTPGTRLDTILSIVKGPDFPTGGIVQGMDGIREAFGTGKGKVIINSKWHEEHGNIIIDEIPYEVVKQDLVRKIGDVVDANPGLGIREVRDETDRTGLRIAIELSDKANVEIVRKFLFKSTPLSVSYNYNNVVIVDKQPKQLGIIDILKAYINHYKDVFTKRSQFDLNKAEKRLEIVEGLIKVMSILDLVIKIIRNSTNRADAIVNLTSNPQVGLTEAQSTAVVDMRLYRLTSTDVVKLQEEQKTLKTTIEHLQEILCNPVAMDKEIVERLREVKKQFAIPRRSEITQIVENFEVELKDTLVEKNFHLWVSKDGYLKAIEPGVINKNEWSTFGRKPQDLWISHLQTTNLHHLILVSNVGTYYSIPLYKVTMSKWRDMGMHVNTVATMDGNEQIVAAFAVKDFSTATQQILITTKLGSIKRTPIVDMETKIFTRAFRLIKLADQDEIVSASLVTSKTNNVVIVTQNSYAVRYNIGDVPIQGAGSKGVKAANLKDDLIISGTTLEDIDSVFILTDKDNMKKVSQLDIPLLNRPKRGSRLFPERKRGVELVTNGYSVAPDDILHVLNGEDLYQEINLAKVKMLDPKDTTADTGINEIIGASLEKEYIVTNGDLPPISQLNEDEEEYVSKAATMAKKATEKLSNEGKVSSKVTITSKAKEEAVQKVNSYTSSLSDLLGDLSNVTSSFTNAKKEIQNKSKAKDEKDSPKIQLDFDDLFED, encoded by the coding sequence ATGGCTAAAAAAGTAATTGATAGCAACCAAGTTATGAATGAACGCGGAATTATAAATTACCCATTAGAAGATTTAATGGGTGATCGTTTTGGTCGTTATGCGAAATACATTATTCAAGAACGTGCCCTTCCTGATGTTAGAGATGGTTTAAAACCTGTTCAAAGAAGAATTTTGTATGCAATGAGTGATTTAAATTTATGATTTGATAAACCACATAAAAAATCAGCAAGAGTAGTTGGAGAAGTTATCGGGAAGTATCACCCTCATGGAGATACTTCAATTTACGACGCAATGGTGCGTATGAGTCAAACTTGAAAACTAGCTATGCCTTTAATTGATATGCAAGGAAACAATGGTTCAATCGATGGTGATGGAGCCGCTGCTATGCGTTATACTGAAACACGTTTAGCAAAAATTTCAGAAGCAATGTTAGCTGATTTAGATAAACAAACAGTCTTATTTGCACCTAACTTTGATGATTCAGAAAAAGAACCAACCGTTTTACCAAGTTATTTTCCAAATATTTTAGTTAATGGATCAACAGGAATCGCTGCTGGTTATGCAACTAATATTCCTCCACATAATCTTGGGGAGATTATTGATGCAACTATTGCAATTATTAATACTCCCGGAACTCGTTTAGACACAATTCTATCAATTGTTAAAGGTCCTGATTTTCCAACAGGAGGAATTGTTCAAGGAATGGATGGAATTCGTGAAGCTTTTGGAACTGGTAAAGGTAAAGTTATCATTAATTCTAAATGACATGAAGAACATGGAAACATTATTATTGACGAAATCCCTTACGAAGTAGTTAAACAAGATTTGGTTCGTAAAATTGGGGATGTTGTGGATGCTAATCCGGGTTTAGGAATTAGAGAAGTTCGTGACGAAACTGACCGAACAGGATTAAGAATCGCAATTGAATTATCGGATAAAGCTAATGTTGAAATTGTAAGAAAATTTTTATTTAAGAGTACACCATTATCAGTTTCTTACAATTACAACAATGTTGTTATTGTTGATAAACAACCTAAACAATTGGGCATTATCGATATTTTAAAAGCCTATATTAATCATTACAAAGACGTTTTTACAAAACGTTCTCAATTCGATTTAAATAAAGCTGAAAAACGTTTAGAAATTGTTGAAGGTTTGATTAAAGTTATGTCGATTTTAGATCTTGTAATTAAGATTATTCGTAATTCAACTAATCGCGCTGATGCAATTGTTAATTTAACTTCAAACCCACAAGTTGGTTTAACTGAAGCCCAATCAACTGCAGTTGTAGATATGCGTTTATATCGTTTAACTTCAACAGATGTTGTTAAGTTACAAGAAGAACAAAAAACTTTAAAAACAACAATTGAACATTTACAAGAAATTTTATGTAACCCTGTAGCAATGGATAAAGAAATTGTTGAACGTTTACGCGAAGTTAAAAAACAATTCGCAATTCCAAGACGAAGCGAAATTACCCAAATTGTTGAAAATTTTGAAGTGGAATTAAAAGATACCTTGGTGGAAAAAAACTTTCATTTATGAGTTTCAAAAGATGGTTATTTAAAAGCAATTGAACCAGGAGTTATTAATAAAAACGAATGATCTACTTTTGGGCGTAAACCTCAAGATTTATGAATTAGTCATTTACAAACAACTAATTTACATCATTTAATTTTAGTTTCTAATGTCGGGACTTATTACTCGATTCCATTATATAAAGTAACAATGAGTAAATGACGTGATATGGGAATGCATGTTAATACCGTTGCTACCATGGATGGAAACGAACAAATTGTTGCAGCTTTTGCTGTTAAAGACTTTTCAACAGCAACTCAACAAATTTTAATCACCACTAAATTAGGAAGTATTAAAAGAACGCCAATTGTTGATATGGAAACGAAAATTTTCACTCGTGCTTTCAGATTAATTAAATTAGCTGATCAAGATGAAATTGTTTCAGCTAGTTTAGTAACTTCAAAAACTAATAATGTTGTAATCGTTACGCAAAATAGTTATGCAGTTAGATATAACATCGGGGATGTTCCTATTCAAGGAGCTGGTTCTAAAGGGGTTAAAGCTGCTAATTTAAAAGATGATTTGATTATTTCTGGAACTACTTTAGAAGATATTGATTCTGTATTCATTTTAACTGACAAAGATAATATGAAAAAAGTATCGCAATTGGATATACCACTATTAAACAGACCTAAGCGTGGTTCAAGATTATTCCCAGAACGTAAGCGTGGAGTGGAATTAGTAACAAATGGTTATTCAGTTGCCCCAGATGACATTTTGCATGTTTTAAACGGAGAAGATTTATATCAAGAAATTAATTTAGCCAAAGTAAAAATGTTAGACCCTAAAGATACAACAGCCGACACTGGAATTAATGAAATTATTGGAGCATCTTTAGAAAAAGAATATATTGTGACAAACGGTGATTTACCACCAATTTCACAACTTAACGAAGATGAAGAAGAATATGTTTCTAAAGCAGCAACAATGGCTAAAAAAGCCACTGAAAAACTGTCAAACGAAGGCAAAGTAAGTTCAAAAGTTACTATAACTTCAAAAGCAAAAGAAGAAGCTGTTCAAAAAGTAAATTCTTATACTTCTTCACTAAGTGATTTGCTTGGAGATTTATCTAATGTTACTTCGTCATTTACTAACGCTAAAAAAGAGATTCAAAATAAATCTAAAGCAAAAGACGAAAAAGATAGTCCAAAAATTCAATTAGACTTTGATGATCTTTTCGAAGATTAA
- a CDS encoding P-loop NTPase fold protein, whose amino-acid sequence MQSKYKEGNSVKLVAKVDDVNLLELSKEFLQNIELNFKKFNEKYINSKKENEQYLNHKKYIFTPEDLIKKSPLTIINAPWGSGKTFFIESFTKAFIDKQIKSDIFDSIIIIDAWKFSSSNSVPTEFATEISKKLVQLHNVPEKNKDGVVSKLFKSITPSQVSFNLSANLGFVSAGLQATKKLNEKDKKKESEINKEFKNFQKNAIKTIIFIDNLERLGSYSWDLLKSIIKLQEFPNFLILLPLNLEKMKNNIKDENKNSEYPIQKYIDFNFYNFNQDYYNFLKNGFKNNKNEDLIMDINKILDNDIDGEKLSIREVKSSFEKYGIFETEEEYEILKKIKEFIWDSSDVFKSIIINDINDFKLFHKEINEIISNFFKNEVKTSDWSNSIFNINLSEMDNFVNKIFQEKSGQKFYYNFNNDYISEIQNINSYLKKIKSLLTSKLTSLNLNLNECKNLFLKIDDKLNTAKEKQKKLENDVHEYNSMKADVDFNWESEMFTMKEKNLKNQNDLVGITTKQFINAKIECDHLNEEIDYINSKLKKINSFKTKIYIEELNKIKEKENKKFNYIKNFLNKNYDDLTGWIEDRNDISFTLNEKIKNFFKN is encoded by the coding sequence ATGCAAAGCAAATATAAAGAAGGTAACTCAGTAAAATTGGTGGCAAAAGTAGATGATGTAAACCTTTTAGAACTTTCAAAAGAATTTTTACAAAATATTGAATTAAATTTTAAAAAATTTAATGAAAAATATATAAATTCCAAAAAAGAAAATGAACAATATTTGAATCATAAAAAATATATTTTTACTCCCGAAGATTTGATTAAAAAATCTCCTTTAACAATAATAAACGCCCCATGAGGAAGTGGTAAAACATTTTTTATAGAAAGTTTCACTAAAGCTTTTATTGACAAACAAATAAAATCGGATATTTTTGATTCAATTATAATAATTGATGCTTGAAAGTTTTCGTCATCAAATTCAGTGCCTACGGAATTTGCGACAGAAATATCAAAAAAATTGGTTCAATTACATAATGTACCTGAAAAAAATAAAGATGGAGTTGTAAGCAAACTTTTTAAATCAATAACACCTTCTCAGGTTTCTTTTAATTTAAGTGCTAATTTAGGTTTTGTTTCAGCTGGTCTTCAAGCAACTAAAAAACTAAATGAAAAAGACAAAAAGAAAGAAAGTGAAATTAATAAAGAATTTAAAAATTTTCAAAAAAATGCAATTAAAACAATTATTTTTATAGATAATTTAGAAAGACTTGGTTCTTATTCTTGGGATTTATTAAAATCAATAATTAAACTGCAGGAATTCCCCAATTTTTTAATTTTATTACCTCTTAATTTAGAAAAAATGAAAAATAATATTAAAGATGAAAACAAGAATTCTGAATACCCTATTCAAAAATATATAGATTTCAATTTTTATAATTTCAATCAAGATTATTACAATTTTTTAAAAAACGGATTTAAAAATAATAAAAACGAAGATTTAATTATGGATATAAATAAAATATTAGACAATGACATTGATGGTGAAAAATTAAGTATCAGAGAAGTTAAAAGTTCTTTTGAAAAATATGGAATTTTTGAAACAGAAGAGGAATATGAAATTTTAAAAAAAATAAAGGAATTTATATGAGATTCATCAGATGTATTCAAATCTATAATTATCAATGATATAAATGACTTTAAACTTTTTCACAAAGAAATTAATGAGATTATTAGTAATTTTTTTAAAAATGAAGTAAAAACCAGCGATTGATCAAATTCAATTTTTAACATAAATTTAAGCGAAATGGACAATTTTGTAAATAAAATTTTTCAAGAGAAATCAGGCCAAAAATTTTACTATAACTTTAATAATGATTATATTTCAGAAATTCAAAATATAAACTCGTATTTAAAAAAAATAAAAAGTTTGCTAACATCTAAATTAACTTCTTTAAATTTAAATTTGAATGAATGCAAAAATTTATTTTTAAAAATAGATGATAAGTTAAATACAGCAAAAGAAAAACAAAAGAAATTAGAAAATGATGTTCATGAATACAATTCTATGAAAGCAGATGTGGATTTTAATTGAGAATCTGAAATGTTTACAATGAAAGAAAAAAATTTAAAAAATCAAAATGATCTTGTCGGTATTACAACAAAACAATTTATTAATGCAAAAATTGAATGTGATCATTTAAATGAAGAAATTGATTATATAAATTCTAAATTAAAAAAAATAAACAGTTTTAAAACAAAAATTTACATTGAAGAATTAAACAAAATTAAAGAGAAAGAAAATAAAAAATTTAATTATATAAAAAATTTTTTAAATAAAAATTATGATGATTTAACGGGTTGAATAGAAGACCGAAATGATATATCTTTCACTTTAAATGAGAAAATAAAAAACTTTTTTAAAAATTAA